In Deinococcus psychrotolerans, a genomic segment contains:
- the dnaE gene encoding DNA polymerase III subunit alpha, which translates to MTAADQPVSHLHLPDGSCCAPSADKVQRFAHLHQHTQYSLLDGAAKLKDLLKWAKEVTPEGCAPALAMTDHGNMHGAVHFYNYAQAAEVKPILGYEAYVVPGHGTRRDRKPGVSGEKGIFHLTLLARDFEGYQNLCRLSSRGYTEGYYYKPRIDHELLTEHHKGIIAFSGCLGSEVQQLLMQGREAEAKARLLWYRDLFGENYYIEIQDHGLPEQKRNNPILKAWADELGIGMVATNDGHYVKKTDATAHETLLAIQTKAVMADENRFKFPCDEFYVKSLDEMQLALPPSVWGEQVFDNAANVADLCNVDLPVGKKRVYQMPALPIPEGRTMAEELRVQTYAGSVKRYPHHVTEALLREYATRSLAALEVGERERVLSRTDGCDAATCDLDTLLTLTAFMGSEWEARGKAAGEKYTPYPALEIMEKNAESGPIPDYACLDWQRSKGEASDTAIELDPGSEEETTCRAHHQHALVLLRRAEYELSVINNMGFPDYLLIVADYINWAKDHGISVGPGRGSGAGSIVCYAIRITNLDPLEFDLLFERFLNPDRISMPDLDIDFNDARRIEVIDYVQKKYGEDKVAQISTFGTMASKACLKDVARVMGLEYAKVDKVSKLIPIKFGKSFSLEQARDAVPDIQQLLADDKQLLEAYEFAQQLEGLTRHASVHAAGVVIGKEKLTDLVPVMRDASGIGMVCQYDMKAVEDIGLIKMDFLGLRTLSFLDEAKRILRESQPEYKTQDIDFDTIPFDDEKTFEMLSRGDTKGVFQLEGAGIADASRRLKPRRLADIIALSALYRPGPMENIPTYVRRHHGLETVDYVRDGFPNSAQWLEKILSETYGIPVYQEQIMQIASEVAGFSLGGADLLRRAMGKKDTAEMARQRQIFVEGAGGKGVPKEEANKLFDLLDSFANYGFNKSHSAAYGVITYQTAWLKANYPVEFMAALLTVERRDSDKVAEYASDARKMGVEVLPPDINQSGADFRVHGTQIYFGLYALKGLGEAAVVKILDERERAGVYNSFANFCSRIDNKTCNRKGLESLIKSGAFDAFGERKQLLESLEDALAWAQGAANMLNSGMDALFGMAETAPEPKLRGGVTPLGELEKLSLEKDALGLYISGHPLEQYEGLREAATVRIAVLEDWFMAQIQKQPQKASANGRGPRVKAVLAGMIENVVKKPTKSGGMMARFNLADESATIELVGFSRAYDRIQDKLVNDTPALVIVEIESEEGGLRVVAEEVVTAEQLTDVPKVMYVDIDLEQTSPDALSEFQSVLDEHAGSMPTFLRMEGGEEFVVYQLERPVGSSDAIRALNSTFAWSKSYLAYDQATILSRFAPKPPAWANRQGGGKGFQA; encoded by the coding sequence ATGACCGCTGCCGACCAACCTGTTTCCCATCTCCACTTGCCCGACGGCTCTTGCTGCGCTCCCAGCGCTGATAAAGTGCAGCGGTTTGCCCACCTGCACCAGCACACCCAGTACAGCCTCCTCGACGGCGCGGCCAAGCTCAAGGACTTGCTGAAATGGGCCAAAGAAGTAACGCCCGAGGGATGTGCGCCAGCGCTGGCCATGACCGATCACGGCAATATGCACGGCGCGGTGCATTTTTACAACTACGCGCAGGCCGCCGAAGTCAAGCCGATTTTGGGCTACGAGGCCTACGTGGTGCCCGGACACGGCACACGGCGCGACAGAAAGCCCGGCGTCAGCGGCGAGAAGGGGATCTTTCATTTGACGTTGCTGGCCCGCGACTTCGAGGGCTATCAAAACCTCTGCCGCTTGAGCAGCCGTGGGTATACCGAAGGCTATTACTATAAGCCGCGCATTGACCATGAACTGCTGACTGAACATCACAAGGGCATCATCGCTTTTTCAGGCTGCCTCGGCAGTGAAGTGCAGCAGCTCCTGATGCAAGGCCGCGAAGCCGAAGCCAAAGCAAGGCTGCTGTGGTACCGGGATTTGTTCGGCGAGAATTATTATATCGAAATTCAAGACCACGGCTTGCCTGAGCAAAAGAGAAACAATCCGATTCTGAAAGCTTGGGCTGACGAACTCGGTATCGGCATGGTGGCGACCAATGACGGCCACTATGTCAAGAAAACCGACGCCACCGCCCACGAAACGCTGCTCGCCATTCAAACCAAAGCGGTGATGGCCGATGAAAACCGGTTCAAGTTTCCCTGCGACGAGTTTTATGTCAAGTCGCTGGACGAAATGCAACTTGCTCTGCCGCCGTCGGTATGGGGTGAGCAGGTCTTTGACAACGCCGCCAACGTTGCCGATTTGTGCAATGTGGATTTGCCCGTGGGCAAAAAACGGGTGTATCAGATGCCGGCCCTGCCCATTCCCGAAGGGCGCACGATGGCCGAGGAATTGCGCGTCCAAACGTACGCTGGCAGTGTCAAACGCTACCCGCACCACGTCACCGAAGCGCTGCTGCGCGAGTACGCCACGCGGAGTCTGGCGGCGCTGGAAGTGGGCGAGCGCGAGCGGGTGTTGTCGCGCACGGACGGCTGCGACGCGGCCACTTGCGACCTCGATACCCTGCTGACCCTGACCGCTTTCATGGGCAGTGAGTGGGAAGCGCGGGGCAAGGCAGCAGGCGAAAAGTACACGCCCTATCCGGCCCTCGAAATCATGGAAAAGAACGCCGAATCTGGTCCAATCCCCGACTACGCCTGCTTGGATTGGCAGCGCTCCAAAGGGGAAGCCAGCGATACAGCCATTGAATTAGACCCCGGCAGCGAAGAAGAAACGACCTGCCGCGCCCATCATCAACACGCGCTCGTTTTGCTGCGCCGCGCCGAATACGAACTGAGCGTCATTAACAACATGGGCTTTCCCGATTATCTGCTGATTGTGGCCGATTACATCAACTGGGCCAAAGATCACGGGATCAGCGTCGGGCCGGGGCGTGGTTCAGGAGCCGGATCTATCGTCTGCTACGCTATTCGTATCACCAATCTCGATCCACTTGAATTCGACTTGCTGTTTGAGCGCTTCCTCAACCCTGACCGCATCTCCATGCCTGATTTGGACATCGATTTCAATGACGCTCGCCGCATAGAAGTGATCGACTATGTTCAAAAGAAATACGGCGAAGACAAAGTCGCTCAGATTTCTACTTTCGGAACGATGGCTTCTAAGGCCTGTCTTAAGGATGTGGCCCGCGTGATGGGTCTCGAGTACGCCAAAGTGGATAAAGTCAGTAAATTGATTCCGATTAAATTCGGCAAGAGCTTTTCTTTGGAGCAAGCCCGCGATGCTGTACCCGATATTCAGCAACTGCTGGCCGACGACAAGCAACTTCTAGAAGCCTACGAATTTGCCCAGCAACTCGAAGGCTTGACCCGTCACGCTTCGGTACACGCGGCGGGTGTGGTCATCGGCAAGGAAAAACTCACCGATTTGGTGCCGGTCATGCGTGACGCTTCCGGCATCGGCATGGTCTGTCAGTACGACATGAAAGCGGTGGAAGACATCGGCCTGATCAAGATGGACTTCCTCGGCCTGCGTACTTTGTCATTTTTAGATGAAGCCAAGCGGATTTTGCGTGAATCACAGCCAGAATATAAGACACAAGATATAGATTTCGACACCATTCCTTTTGACGACGAAAAGACCTTTGAAATGCTGAGTCGGGGCGACACCAAAGGAGTTTTTCAATTGGAAGGCGCAGGCATAGCCGACGCTTCCCGCCGCCTCAAGCCGCGCCGCCTGGCCGACATCATCGCGCTCTCGGCACTTTACCGGCCCGGCCCGATGGAAAATATTCCCACGTATGTTCGCCGCCATCACGGCTTAGAGACCGTGGATTATGTGCGTGACGGGTTTCCCAATTCGGCTCAGTGGTTAGAAAAGATTTTGTCGGAAACTTACGGTATTCCAGTTTATCAAGAGCAGATTATGCAGATTGCTTCGGAAGTGGCCGGATTCAGCTTGGGCGGTGCGGATTTGCTGCGCCGAGCGATGGGCAAGAAAGATACGGCAGAAATGGCCCGTCAGCGTCAGATTTTCGTCGAGGGCGCGGGAGGTAAAGGCGTACCCAAAGAAGAAGCCAATAAGCTCTTCGATTTGCTGGATTCATTTGCAAACTACGGATTCAATAAGTCCCACTCGGCAGCTTACGGTGTGATTACCTACCAAACCGCCTGGCTCAAAGCAAACTATCCGGTTGAATTTATGGCGGCCCTCTTGACGGTAGAGCGCCGCGATTCGGACAAAGTGGCCGAGTACGCCAGCGACGCCCGCAAAATGGGTGTGGAAGTCTTGCCGCCCGATATCAACCAATCAGGCGCGGACTTCAGGGTTCACGGCACTCAGATCTACTTCGGCCTCTACGCCCTCAAAGGACTGGGCGAAGCCGCCGTGGTCAAGATTCTGGATGAGCGGGAGCGGGCGGGCGTGTACAACTCATTCGCTAATTTCTGTTCGCGCATCGACAACAAGACCTGCAACCGCAAGGGCTTAGAAAGCTTGATCAAATCGGGAGCCTTTGACGCCTTTGGAGAGCGCAAACAGCTCTTGGAAAGTCTAGAAGACGCTTTAGCTTGGGCGCAGGGCGCGGCAAACATGCTCAATTCCGGAATGGACGCGCTGTTCGGCATGGCCGAAACCGCCCCCGAACCCAAGCTGCGGGGGGGCGTGACGCCGCTGGGCGAGCTGGAGAAGCTCAGCTTAGAAAAAGACGCGCTGGGCCTCTACATTTCCGGCCACCCTCTGGAACAATACGAGGGCCTGCGTGAGGCGGCCACCGTCCGGATCGCCGTGCTAGAAGACTGGTTCATGGCCCAAATCCAAAAGCAGCCGCAGAAAGCCAGTGCGAATGGACGCGGCCCCCGCGTCAAGGCGGTCTTGGCGGGCATGATCGAGAACGTGGTTAAAAAGCCCACCAAATCCGGCGGGATGATGGCCCGTTTCAATCTGGCCGACGAGAGCGCCACCATTGAACTGGTCGGGTTTAGCCGCGCCTATGACCGCATTCAGGACAAACTGGTGAACGACACGCCCGCCCTCGTCATCGTGGAAATTGAGAGCGAGGAGGGCGGCCTGCGGGTGGTGGCCGAGGAAGTCGTAACCGCCGAGCAACTGACCGACGTGCCCAAAGTCATGTACGTGGACATTGACCTGGAGCAGACCAGCCCCGACGCCCTCAGCGAATTTCAGAGCGTGCTGGACGAACA
- the mutY gene encoding A/G-specific adenine glycosylase → MDGSAQLKKLRAALLTWFDRSARDLPWRMVDAAGKRDPYRVWVSEILLQQTQVVRGRIYFEHFVEQFPSVEALAAAPLEDVLKAWEGCGYYARARNLHKAAARMAAEGMPMTYVGWLALPGVGPYTAAAISSLAYGEARAVNDGNVRRVLSRLHAEAQPTAVWVQQQADTLLDPQRPGDWNEALMDLGATVCLPKTPNCPACPLTEQCAAFQSGTPKLYPLPKPAAKVRAVEAVALLIGDAECAYLEQRGGTLLGGLYGLPLEEGSIQTALPRLLERLSAHSPQLLGTVSHSMTHRQITLHVYAAQASQERQQVAQRPLSRLDHKALGLLPPQGAAQVRLL, encoded by the coding sequence ATGGACGGCTCCGCACAACTTAAAAAGCTCCGGGCAGCGCTGCTAACTTGGTTCGATCGCTCGGCCCGTGATTTGCCGTGGCGAATGGTCGACGCAGCAGGAAAGCGCGATCCTTACCGCGTCTGGGTCAGCGAGATTTTGCTGCAACAGACCCAGGTGGTGCGGGGCCGAATCTATTTTGAGCACTTTGTCGAGCAGTTTCCCAGCGTGGAAGCGCTGGCCGCCGCGCCGCTGGAGGACGTGCTCAAAGCCTGGGAGGGCTGCGGTTACTACGCCCGCGCCCGCAACCTCCACAAAGCGGCGGCGCGGATGGCGGCTGAGGGAATGCCCATGACCTACGTCGGCTGGCTGGCCTTGCCGGGGGTAGGGCCGTATACGGCGGCGGCCATCAGCAGCTTGGCTTACGGCGAAGCGCGGGCGGTCAACGACGGCAACGTTCGGCGGGTGCTGTCGCGCCTCCATGCCGAAGCCCAGCCCACTGCGGTCTGGGTGCAGCAGCAAGCCGATACGCTGCTCGACCCCCAGCGGCCCGGTGACTGGAATGAAGCGCTGATGGATTTGGGCGCGACGGTCTGCCTGCCCAAGACGCCCAACTGCCCGGCTTGCCCGCTGACCGAGCAGTGCGCCGCCTTCCAAAGCGGTACGCCGAAGCTCTACCCGCTGCCCAAGCCCGCCGCCAAAGTCAGAGCGGTGGAAGCGGTGGCGTTGCTGATCGGTGACGCCGAGTGCGCTTATCTGGAGCAACGCGGCGGCACGCTGCTGGGGGGTCTGTACGGCTTGCCTTTAGAAGAGGGCAGCATCCAAACTGCTTTGCCCCGCTTGCTGGAGCGCCTCTCGGCCCACTCGCCGCAGCTGCTCGGCACGGTCAGCCACAGCATGACCCATCGCCAGATCACGCTGCACGTCTATGCGGCGCAGGCCAGCCAAGAGCGCCAGCAAGTCGCCCAGCGTCCCCTCTCGCGCTTAGATCACAAGGCTTTGGGGCTGCTGCCCCCACAAGGTGCGGCGCAAGTGCGGCTGCTGTAG
- a CDS encoding DUF2270 domain-containing protein: MPRVAPPSTSPLPLTAASYSTNEANALIHLYRAEVGKMTAYRQRLDMTTNWSVVTTAGLASFALGDDNNSHVVFLFAMLMNYFFLHLEARRFRTFEISHHRTRIMERFFYPAMLGDKVDPNWHQLLLGELAKPRSPMNRWDSLGWRLRRNYLWIYVGILIAWIAKLDTVRSKQQIFTPISLIDAAHIGTFPGWGVWVLVGVFYAYLLRLAVTAGRAYPLEEG; the protein is encoded by the coding sequence GTGCCCCGCGTCGCGCCCCCTTCCACCTCGCCGCTGCCGCTGACGGCGGCGAGCTACAGCACCAATGAAGCCAACGCGCTGATTCACCTCTACCGCGCCGAGGTCGGCAAGATGACGGCTTACCGCCAGCGCCTCGATATGACCACCAACTGGTCGGTGGTAACGACGGCGGGCCTGGCAAGCTTCGCGCTGGGCGACGACAACAACAGCCACGTGGTGTTTTTGTTCGCCATGCTGATGAATTACTTTTTTTTGCACCTGGAAGCGCGGCGCTTCCGCACCTTCGAAATCAGCCACCACCGCACGCGAATCATGGAACGGTTTTTTTATCCGGCGATGCTGGGCGATAAAGTCGACCCCAATTGGCACCAACTTCTGCTCGGCGAACTGGCCAAGCCGCGCAGCCCGATGAACCGCTGGGACTCACTGGGCTGGCGGCTGCGGCGCAATTATCTGTGGATTTATGTGGGCATTTTAATCGCTTGGATTGCCAAACTCGACACTGTTCGCAGCAAGCAGCAGATTTTTACCCCGATCTCTTTGATCGACGCCGCCCACATCGGCACCTTTCCCGGCTGGGGCGTCTGGGTTTTGGTGGGGGTGTTCTACGCTTATCTGCTGCGGCTAGCGGTCACGGCGGGCCGGGCCTACCCACTCGAAGAAGGCTGA